Proteins encoded together in one Xyrauchen texanus isolate HMW12.3.18 chromosome 50, RBS_HiC_50CHRs, whole genome shotgun sequence window:
- the LOC127641470 gene encoding beta-1,3-galactosyltransferase 5-like has product MEVRVSNQNSWKRCSLTQNRAPYKSHTKKGLFLLFIFAFLVFAIFNTMDYSFKPVLPSNTMYNKVLNQISYYYVVVEFPSDRENKTNYLAPLPKANQQVLQRTTTTIEISVTAESTVTKHISVDHVAYPRNYHFILDEPDTCHQQNPFLVLMVPVAPHQLAARNAIRSTWGNESTVQGKTVMTLFVVGLSGGADADNVQQQLQEESRQHRDLLQSNFVDTYANLTTKTMVIMDWLSTRCAQATFGMKVDSDMFLNVENLMTLLLAPNTLQQNYITGMVMWNQAVIRNQNSKWYVAEEMYPDPNYPVYLLGMGYVFSNDLPNKLVEVSKDIKPFNIEDAYVGACLKRLGVQPSNPPDPSQFRSYLEEYKRDEFLRVITTILNSPQQLIEFWHDLKTLS; this is encoded by the coding sequence atgCAGTCTGACTCAGAACAGAGCTCCATACAAGAGTCACACTAAAAAAGGACTCTTTTTGCTATTTATATTTGCATTCTTAGTTTTTGCTATCTTTAACACAATGGATTACTCTTTCAAACCAGTTTTGCCCTCTAACACTATGTATAATAAAGTGCTAAACCAGATAAGCTACTATTATGTAGTGGTTGAGTTTCCTTCTGATCGtgagaataaaacaaattatttagcaCCTCTACCCAAAGCTAATCAACAAGTTCTACAAAGAACCACAACTACCATTGAAATTTCAGTCACTGCAGAATCCACTGTGACCAAACACATTTCAGTTGATCATGTCGCTTATCCACGCAACTATCATTTTATCCTGGATGAACCTGATACATGTCACCAGCAGAATCCATTCCTGGTCCTGATGGTCCCTGTGGCCCCCCATCAACTGGCGGCTCGGAATGCCATCCGGAGCACATGGGGAAATGAGAGCACAGTCCAGGGAAAAACAGTGATGACATTGTTCGTGGTGGGTTTGTCTGGAGGAGCCGACGCTGATAACGTCCAACAACAGCTACAGGAAGAGAGTCGTCAACACCGAGACTTGCTGCAAAGTAACTTTGTCGACACATATGCCAATCTGACCACAAAGACGATGGTGATCATGGACTGGTTGTCCACTCGCTGTGCTCAAGCAACTTTTGGCATGAAAGTCGATTCTGACATGTTCTTGAATGTGGAGAATTTGATGACCCTCCTGTTGGCACCCAACACACTCCAACAGAACTATATTACTGGAATGGTGATGTGGAATCAGGCTGTCATCAGAAACCAAAACTCAAAGTGGTATGTGGCAGAGGAAATGTACCCAGACCCAAACTACCCCGTATATCTGCTGGGTATGGGATACGTTTTCTCCAACGATCTTCCAAACAAATTAGTTGAAGTTTCCAAGGACATAAAGCCCTTTAACATAGAGGACGCATATGTGGGTGCTTGTCTGAAACGGTTGGGCGTTCAACCCTCAAACCCCCCAGACCCCTCTCAATTCAGATCCTATCTGGAAGAATATAAACGAGACGAATTTCTCAGGGTCATTACGACAATCTTGAATTCTCCGCAGCAGCTAATCGAGTTCTGGCATGATTTAAAGACGCTCTCATGA